From Prionailurus bengalensis isolate Pbe53 chromosome F2, Fcat_Pben_1.1_paternal_pri, whole genome shotgun sequence, one genomic window encodes:
- the FAM110B gene encoding protein FAM110B — translation MPTETLQTGSMVKPVSPAGTFTSAVPLRILNKGPDYFRRQAEPNPKRLSAVERLEADKAKYVKSQEVINAKQEPVKPAVLAKPPVCPAAKRALGSPTLRVFGGHAKTESGVQRETLKLEILKNIINSSEGSSSGSGHKHSARNWPPHRPDSADLQRHSFAESLKVYPTQGRGSPQEGGSHGGRRLLEPAAESFLHVSHSSSDIRRVTSAKPLKAIPCSSSAPPLPPKPKVAAAATAKSPEADAVEPACGVSRRPSLQRSKSDLSDRYFRVDADVERFFNYCGLDPEELENLGMENFARANSDIISLNFRSASMISSDCEQSQDSNSDLRNDDSANDRVPYGISAIERNARIIKWLYSIKQARESQKVSHV, via the coding sequence ATGCCCACGGAGACGCTCCAGACAGGTAGCATGGTGAAGCCGGTCAGCCCCGCGGGCACCTTCACCTCGGCCGTGCCCCTGCGCATCCTCAACAAAGGCCCCGACTACTTCCGCAGGCAGGCCGAGCCCAACCCCAAGAGACTCAGCGCCGTGGAGAGGCTGGAGGCCGACAAGGCCAAGTACGTCAAGAGCCAGGAGGTCATCAACGCCAAGCAGGAGCCCGTGAAGCCGGCCGTGCTGGCCAAGCCGCCCGTGTGCCCCGCGGCCAAGCGCGCCCTGGGCAGCCCGACGCTCCGCGTGTTCGGCGGCCACGCCAAGACCGAGAGCGGCGTGCAGAGGGAGACCCTGAAGCTCGAGATCCTGAAGAACATCATCAACAGCTCGGAGGGCTCCAGCTCGGGCTCGGGGCACAAGCACAGCGCCCGGAACTGGCCGCCCCACCGGCCGGACTCCGCCGACCTGCAGCGGCACTCGTTCGCCGAGTCCCTGAAGGTGTACCCCACGCAGGGCCGCGGCAGCCCGCAGGAGGGCGGCTCCCACGGGGGCCGGCGGCTGCTGGAGCCGGCGGCCGAGTCCTTCCTCCACGTCTCGCACAGCTCCTCGGACATCCGCAGGGTGACCAGCGCGAAGCCCTTGAAAGCGATCCCCTGCAGCAGCTCCGCGCCCCCCCTGCCTCCCAAGCCCAAGGTCGCGGCCGCGGCCACCGCGAAGTCCCCCGAGGCCGACGCGGTGGAACCGGCCTGCGGCGTCAGCCGGAGGCCCTCGCTCCAGCGGTCCAAGTCGGACTTGAGCGACCGGTATTTCCGGGTGGACGCGGACGTGGAGAGGTTCTTCAACTACTGCGGACTGGACCCCGAGGAGCTGGAGAACCTCGGCATGGAAAACTTTGCCCGGGCCAACTCCGACATCATATCCCTCAACTTCCGCAGCGCAAGCATGATCAGCTCAGACTGCGAACAGTCTCAGGACAGTAACAGTGACCTTAGGAATGACGACAGTGCCAATGACCGGGTGCCATACGGCATCTCTGCCATCGAAAGAAACGCGAGGATCATCAAGTGGTTGTATAGCATCAAACAAGCCAGAGAGTCACAGAAGGTCTCCCACGTGTGA